Proteins co-encoded in one Bradyrhizobium sp. 170 genomic window:
- a CDS encoding cupredoxin family protein, protein MKIIVTILLALSALSALPRPAHSHEQHAHQSHAAGEPGDPKQPSRTIEVGMSEMAYAPARIEVKRGEQIRFVVRNTGADDHEFLLATTAENLKHAKAMMENPHMAHDEPNGVRLAPKKSAEILWKFTHAGTFEYACLIPGHREAGMVGQVLVK, encoded by the coding sequence ATGAAAATCATTGTGACAATCCTGCTGGCGCTGTCAGCGCTTTCAGCCCTGCCGCGTCCAGCGCACAGCCATGAGCAGCACGCCCACCAAAGCCATGCGGCGGGCGAGCCCGGCGATCCCAAACAGCCTTCCCGCACCATCGAGGTCGGGATGAGCGAGATGGCCTACGCGCCCGCCCGCATCGAGGTGAAGCGCGGCGAACAGATCCGCTTTGTGGTCCGCAACACCGGCGCCGACGACCACGAATTCCTGCTCGCCACCACGGCAGAAAATCTAAAGCACGCCAAGGCGATGATGGAGAACCCGCATATGGCACATGACGAACCGAACGGCGTTCGGCTGGCGCCGAAGAAATCGGCCGAGATCCTCTGGAAGTTCACTCACGCCGGCACGTTCGAATATGCGTGCCTGATCCCCGGCCATCGCGAGGCCGGCATGGTCGGCCAGGTTCTGGTGAAATAA
- a CDS encoding MFS transporter — protein MVISSDFTRDSDLFVPDSRRAWIRLAVAVLIGSLGSVGMWSVVVALPVVQTEFAASRGTASLAFTMIMLGFGSGGVLTGKITDRYGIVTAIGLGIGILGLGYVVAGMSSSIWQFILVHFAIGLSSSATFGPLMAEASHWFDRYRGLAVAIAASGNYIGGAIWPPLVNWGIQTYQWRATHIAIGIFTAVAMALALIALRMLMGAGAQRDHENASPPRVDLRLSTNALTAILGLAGIACCVAMAMPQVHIVAYCGDLGYGVARGAEMLSLMLGFGIISRIGSGFLADKIGGIRTLLIGSVAQGTALLFYLFFDGLTSLYIISAMFGLFQGGIVPSYAIIVREAMPASEAATRVGIVIFASVLGMSFGGWISGAIFDAYGSYGAAFANGLAWNALNIGIMLLLLMRARQRLAMA, from the coding sequence GTGGTAATTTCTTCCGACTTCACCCGAGATTCCGACCTGTTCGTTCCCGACTCGCGCCGGGCATGGATCCGGCTTGCCGTCGCCGTGCTGATCGGCTCGCTCGGCAGCGTCGGCATGTGGTCGGTGGTGGTCGCACTTCCCGTGGTGCAGACCGAGTTCGCCGCGAGCCGCGGCACCGCCTCGCTGGCGTTCACGATGATCATGCTCGGATTCGGTTCCGGCGGGGTGCTGACCGGCAAGATCACCGACCGCTACGGCATCGTCACCGCGATCGGGCTCGGCATCGGCATTTTGGGCTTAGGCTATGTCGTCGCGGGAATGTCATCCTCGATCTGGCAATTCATCCTGGTGCATTTCGCGATCGGGCTTTCCTCCTCGGCCACCTTCGGCCCACTGATGGCGGAGGCCTCGCACTGGTTCGACCGCTACCGCGGTCTCGCGGTCGCCATCGCCGCCAGCGGCAATTACATCGGCGGCGCGATCTGGCCGCCGCTGGTGAACTGGGGCATCCAGACCTACCAGTGGCGCGCCACCCACATCGCGATCGGCATCTTCACGGCGGTGGCGATGGCCCTGGCGCTGATCGCCTTGCGGATGCTGATGGGGGCCGGCGCGCAGCGCGACCACGAGAATGCGTCCCCGCCGCGCGTCGACCTGCGCCTTTCCACCAATGCGTTGACCGCGATCCTGGGGCTCGCCGGCATTGCTTGCTGCGTGGCAATGGCGATGCCGCAGGTTCATATCGTGGCCTATTGCGGCGATCTCGGCTATGGCGTGGCGCGCGGCGCCGAAATGCTGTCGCTGATGCTGGGGTTCGGCATCATCAGCCGCATCGGCTCGGGCTTCCTCGCCGACAAGATCGGCGGCATACGCACGCTGCTGATCGGCTCGGTGGCGCAGGGCACCGCGCTGCTGTTCTATTTGTTCTTCGACGGCCTGACCTCGCTCTACATCATCTCCGCGATGTTCGGCCTGTTCCAGGGCGGCATCGTGCCGAGCTACGCCATCATCGTGCGCGAGGCGATGCCGGCCTCCGAGGCCGCGACCCGCGTAGGCATCGTGATCTTCGCCTCCGTGTTGGGCATGTCGTTCGGCGGCTGGATCTCGGGCGCGATCTTTGACGCCTACGGCTCCTACGGCGCGGCCTTCGCCAACGGGCTGGCGTGGAACGCGCTGAATATCGGCATCATGCTGCTGCTGTTGATGCGCGCGCGACAACGGCTGGCGATGGCGTAA